Proteins co-encoded in one Populus trichocarpa isolate Nisqually-1 chromosome 10, P.trichocarpa_v4.1, whole genome shotgun sequence genomic window:
- the LOC18102395 gene encoding transcription factor ABORTED MICROSPORES, with the protein MSRFSRLQRESSEIYPGSESDGYKSKNLVTERNRRTRIKTGLFSLSARVPKISKMDKAAILGDAIDYISELLKDVKNLRDEIKNAEEEECRASNMELKTSKLETCQKGCMSSTKVNQDPSGFVKKERTEVQLEVDQIGKRHFLLKFLCEKKRGGFGRLMETIHSLGLQIHDANITTFNGKFLNILKIES; encoded by the exons ATGAGCAGGTTTTCCAGATTGCAAAGAGAAAGTTCTGAAATTTATCCTGGGTCGGAAAGCGATGGCTACAAATCAAAGAATCTTGTCACAGAAAGGAACAGGAGGACCAGGATTAAAACTGGTCTATTTTCTCTGAGTGCCCGGGTCCCCAAGATATCCAAG aTGGATAAAGCTGCTATTCTTGGAGATGCAATAGATTATATCAGCGAATTGCTAAAGGATGTGAAAAACCTCCGGGATGAGATCAAGAATGCTGAAGAAGAGGAATGCAGAGCGAGCAACATGGAGCTAAAGACTTCAAAACTGGAGACATGTCAAAAAGGCTGCATGTCTTCCACTAAGGTAAACCAGGATCCCTCTGGTTTTGTAAAAAAGGAAAGGACAGAG GTTCAATTAGAAGTGGACCAGATTGGCAAAAGACATTTCCTGCTGAAGTTCCTTTGTGAAAAGAAGCGTGGAGGATTTGGGAGGTTGATGGAAACTATCCATTCTTTGGGGCTTCAAATCCATGATGCCAATATTACTACATTTAATGGCAAGTTTCTGAACATTCTCAAGATCGAATCCTGA
- the LOC18102394 gene encoding LOW QUALITY PROTEIN: proline-rich receptor-like protein kinase PERK13 (The sequence of the model RefSeq protein was modified relative to this genomic sequence to represent the inferred CDS: deleted 1 base in 1 codon) has translation MTAAAAAAAGVVFMALIVVIFLFVKRSRKRRIQPSSHYIPPKNFTVQTDKYYYGQQQPSVGFAGPGSLSYHSPTAQSDSYGSQRGNMYHGGGPDSGVIGSSKTSFSYHELMEITNGFARQNIIGEGGFGCVFKGCMTDGKAVAVKQLKAGSGQGEREFKAEVEIISRVHHRHLVSLVGYCISDNQRLLIYEFVPNKTLEHHLHAKDMPVLDWPKRLKIAIGSAKGLAYLMHEDCHPKIIHRDIKSSNILLDDAFETQVADFGLARLNDTAQTHVSTRVMGTFGYLAPEYASSGKLTDRSDVFSFGVVLLELITGRKPVDASQPLGDESLVEWARPLLIHALETGEFGELVDTRLEKHYVESELFRMVETAAACVRHSAPKRPRMVQVVRALDSEGELPDLSNGVRFGQSAVYDSVQYSQDIRKFRGMAIGSNGSSEFDTSSGDYSGRHISREPPASS, from the exons ATGACTGCGGCTGCTGCTGCAGCCGCAGGTGTGGTTTTTATGGCGCTAATTGTggtaatctttttatttgtgaaaAGGAGTAGAAAAAGACGGATTCAGCCTTCCAGCCATTACATTCCGCCCAAAAACTTTACTGTGCAAACAG ataaatattattacggACAGCAACAACCCTCTGTGGGTTTCGCTGGACCAGGAAGTCTTTCTTATCATTCGCCAACTGCACAGTCTGATAGCTACGGGAGTCAAAGAGGGAATATGTACCATGGAGGGGGACCTGACTCAGGTGTCATTGGCAGTTCCAAGACCTCTTTCAGCTACCATGAGCTGATGGAAATAACAAATGGATTTGCTCGTCAAAATATTATCGGTGAGGGTGGCTTTGGATGTGTTTTCAAGGGGTGCATGACAGATGGGAAAGCAGTTGCTGTCAAACAGCTAAAGGCGGGTAGTGGACAGGGTGAACGGGAATTCAAGGCTGAAGTTGAAATTATCAGTCGTGTCCATCATCGACATTTGGTCTCTTTGGTGGGCTATTGCATCTCTGACAATCAACGCTTGCTCATATACGAATTTGTTCCAAATAAGACTCTTGAGCATCATTTGCATG CAAAAGATATGCCAGTGTTGGATTGGCCTAAAAGACTCAAAATTGCCATAGGATCTGCTAAGGGTTTGGCATATTTG ATGCATGAAGATT GCCATCCAAAAATTATTCACAGAGACATTAAGTCGTCGAACATTCTGTTGGATGATGCTTTTGAAACACAG GTTGCAGACTTTGGGCTTGCCAGACTAAATGACACAGCTCAGACCCACGTATCAACTCGAGTAATGGGGACATTTGG GTACTTGGCACCTGAGTATGCATCAAGTGGAAAACTAACAGATAGGTCTGATGTATTTTCATTTGGAGTTGTGCTTCTAGAACTGATAACCGGGCGCAAACCAGTCGATGCAAGTCAGCCTTTGGGGGATGAAAGCTTGGTTGAATGG GCTCGTCCACTCCTGATTCATGCCCTTGAAACCGGCGAATTTGGTGAGTTGGTTGATACACGGCTCGAAAAGCATTACgtggagagtgaattatttAGAATGGTTGAGACAGCTGCTGCTTGTGTTCGCCATTCAGCTCCAAAGCGGCCACGCATGGTGCAG GTGGTGAGAGCATTAGATAGTGAAGGTGAACTCCCAGATCTCAGTAATGGTGTGAGATTTGGTCAGAGCGCTGTATATGATTCAGTTCAGTACAGTCAAGACATTAGGAAATTCAGGGGAATGGCTATTGGCAGTAATGGAAGCTCAGAATTTGACACTTCCAGTGGAGATTACTCTGGTAGACACATATCCCGTGAACCCCCAGCATCAAGTTAG